In a genomic window of Helianthus annuus cultivar XRQ/B chromosome 10, HanXRQr2.0-SUNRISE, whole genome shotgun sequence:
- the LOC110882200 gene encoding uncharacterized protein LOC110882200, whose protein sequence is MDVFCNTSVIFLFIGFDGDHRSRAHERLVVDYFADEPLYLEAIFRRRFRMSRRLFLRIADDLAAYYPFFTLRHDARGKMGFTTLKKCTAAIPQLAYGTAAVAWDEYLKMFERTARECLYKICKFVVRLYSQKYLRKPNFNDVQKLYQHHQATHGFPGMLGSIDCMHWPWRNYPTA, encoded by the exons ATGGacgtattttgcaatacatcagtcatcttcctcttcatcgGGTTCGACGGAGACCATAGAAGCc GTGCTCACGAAAGATTAGTCGTCGATTACTTTGCCGACGAGCCGTTGTACTTGGAGGCTATTTTTAGACGTCGTTTCAGAATGAGTCGTCGACTTTTCTTACGTATAGCCGACGATTTAGCCGCTTATTACCCGTTTTTTACCTTGCGACACGATGCTAGAGGCAAAATGGGCTTCACCACCTTAAAGAAATGCACTGCGGCGATTCCTCAACTAGCTTATGGGACGGCAGCCGTTGCTTGGGACGAATACTTAAAGATGTTCGAAAGAACTGCTAGAGAATGTTTATACAAGATTTGCAAATTTGTGGTGAGGCTCTACAGCCAAAAATATTTGCGAAAACCGAATTTCAATGACGTCCAAAAATTGTATCAACACCACCAAGCAACACACGGTTTTCCAGGcatgctcgggagcattgattgcatgcatTGGCCATGGCGGAATTATCCTACCGCTTGA